One part of the Arabidopsis thaliana chromosome 1 sequence genome encodes these proteins:
- the MMH-1 gene encoding MUTM homolog-1 (MUTM homolog-1 (MMH-1); CONTAINS InterPro DOMAIN/s: Ribosomal protein S13-like, H2TH (InterPro:IPR010979), DNA glycosylase/AP lyase, H2TH DNA-binding (InterPro:IPR015886), DNA glycosylase/AP lyase, catalytic domain (InterPro:IPR012319), DNA glycosylase/AP lyase (InterPro:IPR000191); Has 11102 Blast hits to 10156 proteins in 2240 species: Archae - 10; Bacteria - 5065; Metazoa - 1812; Fungi - 570; Plants - 321; Viruses - 42; Other Eukaryotes - 3282 (source: NCBI BLink).) produces MPELPEVEAARRAIEENCLGKKIKRVIIADDNKVIHGISPSDFQTSILGKTIISARRKGKNLWLELDSPPFPSFQFGMAGAIYIKGVAVTKYKRSAVKDSEEWPSKYSKFFVELDDGLELSFTDKRRFAKVRLLANPTSVSPISELGPDALLEPMTVDEFAESLAKKKITIKPLLLDQGYISGIGNWIADEVLYQARIHPLQTASSLSKEQCEALHTSIKEVIEKAVEVDADSSQFPSYWIFHNREKKPGKAFVDGKKIDFITAGGRTTAYVPELQKLYGKDAEKAAKVRPAKRGVKPKEDDGDGEEDEQETEKEDESAKSKKGQKPRGGRGKKPASKTKTEESDDDGDDSEAEEEVVKPKGRGTKPAIKRKSEEKATSQAGKKPKGRKS; encoded by the exons ATGCCGGAGCTTCCAGAGGTCGAGGCGGCGAGGAGAGcaatagaagaaaattgtCTTGGAAAAAAGATTAAGCGAGTCATTATCGCCGACGACAACAAAGTGATCCATGGAATCTCGCCGTCCGATTTCCAGACCTCAATCCTCGGAAAAACCATCATCTCTGCTCGTAGAAAGGGCAAAAACCTCTGGCTCGAATTAGATTCCCCgccatttccttcttttcaATTCG GTATGGCTGGTGCTATTTATATCAAAGGCGTTGCAGTTACTAAGTATAAGAG GTCTGCTGTAAAGGACTCAGAGGAGTGGCCATCTAAGTATTCAAAGTTCTTCGTCGAG cttGATGATGGTCTGGAGCTTTCATTTACTGATAAGAGGAGATTTGCCAAAGTTCGACTTCTAGCAAAT CCTACTTCTGTGAGTCCAATATCAGAGCTTGGTCCTGATGCATTGTTGGAGCCTATGACAGTTGATGAATTTGCAGAAAGCTTagctaaaaagaaaataaccaTAAAACCTCTCCTACTTGATCAG GGATATATTTCAGGTATTGGGAATTGGATCGCTGATGAAGTGCTGTACCAA GCCAGAATCCACCCGTTGCAGACTGCTTCTAGCCTCTCCAAAGAGCAATGTGAAGCTTTGCACACATCCATCAAAGAG GTGATAGAAAAAGCTGTGGAAGTTGATGCAGACAGTAGTCAGTTTCCTAGTTACTGGATTTTTCATAATAGGGAAAAGAAGCCAGGAAAGGCCTTTGTTGATG GGAAGAAGATTGATTTCATTACTGCTGGTGGAAGG aCAACAGCTTATGTTCCAGAACTGCAGAAACTTTATGGGAAAGACGCAGAGAAAGCAGCCAAGGTTAGACCGGCTAAACGAGGTGTGAAACCCAAAGAAGACGATGGAGatggggaagaagatgaacaagaaactgagaaagaagatgagagtgCTAAATCGAAGAAAGGACAGAAACCCAGAGGTGGTCGTGGTAAGAAGCCTGCATCgaagacaaaaacagaagagagcgacgatgatggagatgatagcgaggctgaagaagaagttgtgaAACCCAAAGGCCGTGGTACAAAGCCTGCAATAAAGAGGAAGTCTGAAGAGAAAGCTACTAGCCAAGCTGGTAAGAAgccaaaaggaagaaaaagttgA
- the MMH-1 gene encoding MUTM homolog-1: protein MPELPEVEAARRAIEENCLGKKIKRVIIADDNKVIHGISPSDFQTSILGKTIISARRKGKNLWLELDSPPFPSFQFGMAGAIYIKGVAVTKYKRSAVKDSEEWPSKYSKFFVELDDGLELSFTDKRRFAKVRLLANPTSVSPISELGPDALLEPMTVDEFAESLAKKKITIKPLLLDQGYISGIGNWIADEVLYQARIHPLQTASSLSKEQCEALHTSIKEVIQHAVQVNADSKEFPVEWLFHFRWGKKAGKVNGKLSHHLSINLMKQNLGFCR from the exons ATGCCGGAGCTTCCAGAGGTCGAGGCGGCGAGGAGAGcaatagaagaaaattgtCTTGGAAAAAAGATTAAGCGAGTCATTATCGCCGACGACAACAAAGTGATCCATGGAATCTCGCCGTCCGATTTCCAGACCTCAATCCTCGGAAAAACCATCATCTCTGCTCGTAGAAAGGGCAAAAACCTCTGGCTCGAATTAGATTCCCCgccatttccttcttttcaATTCG GTATGGCTGGTGCTATTTATATCAAAGGCGTTGCAGTTACTAAGTATAAGAG GTCTGCTGTAAAGGACTCAGAGGAGTGGCCATCTAAGTATTCAAAGTTCTTCGTCGAG cttGATGATGGTCTGGAGCTTTCATTTACTGATAAGAGGAGATTTGCCAAAGTTCGACTTCTAGCAAAT CCTACTTCTGTGAGTCCAATATCAGAGCTTGGTCCTGATGCATTGTTGGAGCCTATGACAGTTGATGAATTTGCAGAAAGCTTagctaaaaagaaaataaccaTAAAACCTCTCCTACTTGATCAG GGATATATTTCAGGTATTGGGAATTGGATCGCTGATGAAGTGCTGTACCAA GCCAGAATCCACCCGTTGCAGACTGCTTCTAGCCTCTCCAAAGAGCAATGTGAAGCTTTGCACACATCCATCAAAGAG GTCATTCAACATGCAGTTCAAGTCAATGCTGATAGCAAAGAGTTTCCTGTTGAATGGTTGTTTCATTTTCGGTGGGGGAAAAAAGCAGGGAAAGTTAATGGTAAGCTTTCCCACCATCTATCTATAAATTTGATGAAGCAGAATTTGGGGTTTTGCAGGTGA
- the MMH-1 gene encoding MUTM homolog-1 — translation MPELPEVEAARRAIEENCLGKKIKRVIIADDNKVIHGISPSDFQTSILGKTIISARRKGKNLWLELDSPPFPSFQFGMAGAIYIKGVAVTKYKRSAVKDSEEWPSKYSKFFVELDDGLELSFTDKRRFAKVRLLANPTSVSPISELGPDALLEPMTVDEFAESLAKKKITIKPLLLDQGYISGIGNWIADEVLYQARIHPLQTASSLSKEQCEALHTSIKEVIEKAVEVDADSSQFPSYWIFHNREKKPGKAFVDGLNPTFHTQTLYLPAKVHKTVGSVVLSTSNCSC, via the exons ATGCCGGAGCTTCCAGAGGTCGAGGCGGCGAGGAGAGcaatagaagaaaattgtCTTGGAAAAAAGATTAAGCGAGTCATTATCGCCGACGACAACAAAGTGATCCATGGAATCTCGCCGTCCGATTTCCAGACCTCAATCCTCGGAAAAACCATCATCTCTGCTCGTAGAAAGGGCAAAAACCTCTGGCTCGAATTAGATTCCCCgccatttccttcttttcaATTCG GTATGGCTGGTGCTATTTATATCAAAGGCGTTGCAGTTACTAAGTATAAGAG GTCTGCTGTAAAGGACTCAGAGGAGTGGCCATCTAAGTATTCAAAGTTCTTCGTCGAG cttGATGATGGTCTGGAGCTTTCATTTACTGATAAGAGGAGATTTGCCAAAGTTCGACTTCTAGCAAAT CCTACTTCTGTGAGTCCAATATCAGAGCTTGGTCCTGATGCATTGTTGGAGCCTATGACAGTTGATGAATTTGCAGAAAGCTTagctaaaaagaaaataaccaTAAAACCTCTCCTACTTGATCAG GGATATATTTCAGGTATTGGGAATTGGATCGCTGATGAAGTGCTGTACCAA GCCAGAATCCACCCGTTGCAGACTGCTTCTAGCCTCTCCAAAGAGCAATGTGAAGCTTTGCACACATCCATCAAAGAG GTGATAGAAAAAGCTGTGGAAGTTGATGCAGACAGTAGTCAGTTTCCTAGTTACTGGATTTTTCATAATAGGGAAAAGAAGCCAGGAAAGGCCTTTGTTGATGGTTTGAATCCCACATTTCACACTCAAACTCTTTATCTACCTGCAAAAGTTCATAAAACTGTTGGATCTGTTGTTCTCTCAACTTCCAACTGCAGTTGTTAA
- the MMH-1 gene encoding MUTM homolog-1 — protein MPELPEVEAARRAIEENCLGKKIKRVIIADDNKVIHGISPSDFQTSILGKTIISARRKGKNLWLELDSPPFPSFQFGMAGAIYIKGVAVTKYKRSAVKDSEEWPSKYSKFFVELDDGLELSFTDKRRFAKVRLLANPTSVSPISELGPDALLEPMTVDEFAESLAKKKITIKPLLLDQGYISGIGNWIADEVLYQARIHPLQTASSLSKEQCEALHTSIKEVRL, from the exons ATGCCGGAGCTTCCAGAGGTCGAGGCGGCGAGGAGAGcaatagaagaaaattgtCTTGGAAAAAAGATTAAGCGAGTCATTATCGCCGACGACAACAAAGTGATCCATGGAATCTCGCCGTCCGATTTCCAGACCTCAATCCTCGGAAAAACCATCATCTCTGCTCGTAGAAAGGGCAAAAACCTCTGGCTCGAATTAGATTCCCCgccatttccttcttttcaATTCG GTATGGCTGGTGCTATTTATATCAAAGGCGTTGCAGTTACTAAGTATAAGAG GTCTGCTGTAAAGGACTCAGAGGAGTGGCCATCTAAGTATTCAAAGTTCTTCGTCGAG cttGATGATGGTCTGGAGCTTTCATTTACTGATAAGAGGAGATTTGCCAAAGTTCGACTTCTAGCAAAT CCTACTTCTGTGAGTCCAATATCAGAGCTTGGTCCTGATGCATTGTTGGAGCCTATGACAGTTGATGAATTTGCAGAAAGCTTagctaaaaagaaaataaccaTAAAACCTCTCCTACTTGATCAG GGATATATTTCAGGTATTGGGAATTGGATCGCTGATGAAGTGCTGTACCAA GCCAGAATCCACCCGTTGCAGACTGCTTCTAGCCTCTCCAAAGAGCAATGTGAAGCTTTGCACACATCCATCAAAGAGGTAAGACTCTAA
- a CDS encoding alpha/beta-Hydrolases superfamily protein (alpha/beta-Hydrolases superfamily protein; FUNCTIONS IN: hydrolase activity, catalytic activity; LOCATED IN: chloroplast, chloroplast envelope; EXPRESSED IN: 21 plant structures; EXPRESSED DURING: 13 growth stages; CONTAINS InterPro DOMAIN/s: Epoxide hydrolase-like (InterPro:IPR000639), Alpha/beta hydrolase fold-1 (InterPro:IPR000073); BEST Arabidopsis thaliana protein match is: alpha/beta-Hydrolases superfamily protein (TAIR:AT4G12830.1); Has 5012 Blast hits to 5012 proteins in 950 species: Archae - 40; Bacteria - 3506; Metazoa - 96; Fungi - 96; Plants - 325; Viruses - 0; Other Eukaryotes - 949 (source: NCBI BLink).), with protein MSLLSPLPLLHSFSSTVATKSTASRITATPSKIRFSVINATSENGNSGGSKNDRDEDPSFNPFGFVTDNPSSRSAIQLPESPAEDGNVGQMLYRTEDKGKEYGSTIKSGKLRWFVRETGSKESRRGTIVFVHGAPTQSFSYRTVMSELSDAGFHCFAPDWIGFGFSDKPQPGYGFNYTEKEYHEAFDKLLEVLEVKSPFFLVVQGFLVGSYGLTWALKNPSKVEKLAILNSPLTVSSPVPGLFKQLRIPLFGEFTCQNAILAERFIEGGSPYVLKNEKADVYRLPYLSSGGPGFALLETAKKINFGDTLSQIANGFSSGSWDKPTLLAWGIADKYLPQSIAEEFEKQNPQNVKLRLIEGAGHLPQEDWPEKVVAALRAFF; from the exons ATGTCTTTGctctctcctcttcctctgctCCACTCATTCTCCTCCACCGTCGCCACAAAATCCACCGCCTCTAGAATCACTGCCACGCCGTCGAAAATCCGCTTCTCTGTCATAAACGCCACGTCGGAGAATGGAAACAGCGGTGGTAGTAAAAACGATCGTGATGAGGATCCATCTTTTAACCCATTTGGTTTCGTTACAGACAACCCGTCTAGCCGGAGTGCAATTCAGTTACCAGAGTCTCCGGCGGAAGACGGCAATGTCGGCCAAATGCTCTAC AGGACTGAAGATAAAGGTAAAGAGTATGGCTCAACTATCAAATCTGGGAAGCTTAGATGGTTTGTGAGAGAGACTG GATCAAAGGAGAGTCGTCGAGGAACCATTGTATTTGTTCATGGAGCTCCTACTCAGTCTTTTAGCTACAGAACTGTCATGTCTGAG TTGTCAGATGCTGGATTTCATTGCTTTGCACCTGACTGGATAGGATTCGGATTCAGTGACAAACCGCAGCCTGGATACGGTTTTAATTACACAG AAAAAGAGTACCATGAGGCGTTTGATAAACTGCTTGAAGTGCTAGAGGTCAAATctcctttctttcttgttgttcAG GGATTTCTTGTAGGTTCATATGGTTTAACTTGGGCTTTGAAAAATCCAAGCAAGGTTGAGAAACTCGCGATCCTTAATAGTCCGCTGACCGTTTCATCCCCAGTTCCCGGATTATTTAAGCAGCTGAG GATTCCCCTGTTTGGTGAATTCACCTGCCAAAATGCTATCTTGGCCGAGCGGTTCATTGAAGGAGGTAGCCC CTACGTCCTGAAGAATGAGAAAGCTGATGTGTATCGTCTACCATATTTGTCAAGCGGAGGGCCTGGCTTTG CCTTGCTCGAGACTGCGAAGAAGATCAACTTTGGAGACACATTGAGTCAAATTGCAAATGGGTTTTCATCAGGCAG CTGGGATAAACCTACGCTTCTGGCTTGGGGAATAGCTGATAAATATCTGCCTCAGTCTATAGCAGAGGAATTTGAGAAACAGAACCCCCAAAATGTTAAGCTTCGACTCATCGAAGGTGCTGGGCATTTGCCTCAAGAAGACTG GCCAGAGAAAGTAGTTGCTGCCCTCCGAGCATTTTTCTGA
- a CDS encoding alpha/beta-Hydrolases superfamily protein (alpha/beta-Hydrolases superfamily protein; FUNCTIONS IN: hydrolase activity, catalytic activity; LOCATED IN: chloroplast; EXPRESSED IN: 21 plant structures; EXPRESSED DURING: 13 growth stages; CONTAINS InterPro DOMAIN/s: Epoxide hydrolase-like (InterPro:IPR000639), Alpha/beta hydrolase fold-1 (InterPro:IPR000073); BEST Arabidopsis thaliana protein match is: alpha/beta-Hydrolases superfamily protein (TAIR:AT4G12830.1); Has 35333 Blast hits to 34131 proteins in 2444 species: Archae - 798; Bacteria - 22429; Metazoa - 974; Fungi - 991; Plants - 531; Viruses - 0; Other Eukaryotes - 9610 (source: NCBI BLink).), with protein sequence MSELSDAGFHCFAPDWIGFGFSDKPQPGYGFNYTEKEYHEAFDKLLEVLEVKSPFFLVVQGFLVGSYGLTWALKNPSKVEKLAILNSPLTVSSPVPGLFKQLRIPLFGEFTCQNAILAERFIEGGSPYVLKNEKADVYRLPYLSSGGPGFALLETAKKINFGDTLSQIANGFSSGSWDKPTLLAWGIADKYLPQSIAEEFEKQNPQNVKLRLIEGAGHLPQEDWPEKVVAALRAFF encoded by the exons ATGTCTGAG TTGTCAGATGCTGGATTTCATTGCTTTGCACCTGACTGGATAGGATTCGGATTCAGTGACAAACCGCAGCCTGGATACGGTTTTAATTACACAG AAAAAGAGTACCATGAGGCGTTTGATAAACTGCTTGAAGTGCTAGAGGTCAAATctcctttctttcttgttgttcAG GGATTTCTTGTAGGTTCATATGGTTTAACTTGGGCTTTGAAAAATCCAAGCAAGGTTGAGAAACTCGCGATCCTTAATAGTCCGCTGACCGTTTCATCCCCAGTTCCCGGATTATTTAAGCAGCTGAG GATTCCCCTGTTTGGTGAATTCACCTGCCAAAATGCTATCTTGGCCGAGCGGTTCATTGAAGGAGGTAGCCC CTACGTCCTGAAGAATGAGAAAGCTGATGTGTATCGTCTACCATATTTGTCAAGCGGAGGGCCTGGCTTTG CCTTGCTCGAGACTGCGAAGAAGATCAACTTTGGAGACACATTGAGTCAAATTGCAAATGGGTTTTCATCAGGCAG CTGGGATAAACCTACGCTTCTGGCTTGGGGAATAGCTGATAAATATCTGCCTCAGTCTATAGCAGAGGAATTTGAGAAACAGAACCCCCAAAATGTTAAGCTTCGACTCATCGAAGGTGCTGGGCATTTGCCTCAAGAAGACTG GCCAGAGAAAGTAGTTGCTGCCCTCCGAGCATTTTTCTGA
- the FRS6 gene encoding FAR1-related sequence 6 (FAR1-related sequence 6 (FRS6); FUNCTIONS IN: zinc ion binding; INVOLVED IN: response to red or far red light; LOCATED IN: cellular_component unknown; EXPRESSED IN: 22 plant structures; EXPRESSED DURING: 12 growth stages; CONTAINS InterPro DOMAIN/s: MULE transposase, conserved domain (InterPro:IPR018289), Zinc finger, PMZ-type (InterPro:IPR006564), Transcription factor, FAR1-related (InterPro:IPR004330), Zinc finger, SWIM-type (InterPro:IPR007527); BEST Arabidopsis thaliana protein match is: FAR1-related sequence 8 (TAIR:AT1G80010.1); Has 1626 Blast hits to 1478 proteins in 38 species: Archae - 0; Bacteria - 0; Metazoa - 10; Fungi - 91; Plants - 1518; Viruses - 0; Other Eukaryotes - 7 (source: NCBI BLink).) produces the protein MERSESVDEDVQASAYLENDEVRERDDPMSDTLRIGEEALVCSSEHEIDVGFCQNEERKSEEETMGGFDEQSGLLVDERKEFDAPAVGMEFESYDDAYNYYNCYASEVGFRVRVKNSWFKRRSKEKYGAVLCCSSQGFKRINDVNRVRKETRTGCPAMIRMRQVDSKRWRVVEVTLDHNHLLGCKLYKSVKRKRKCVSSPVSDAKTIKLYRACVVDNGSNVNPNSTLNKKFQNSTGSPDLLNLKRGDSAAIYNYFCRMQLTNPNFFYLMDVNDEGQLRNVFWADAFSKVSCSYFGDVIFIDSSYISGKFEIPLVTFTGVNHHGKTTLLSCGFLAGETMESYHWLLKVWLSVMKRSPQTIVTDRCKPLEAAISQVFPRSHQRFSLTHIMRKIPEKLGGLHNYDAVRKAFTKAVYETLKVVEFEAAWGFMVHNFGVIENEWLRSLYEERAKWAPVYLKDTFFAGIAAAHPGETLKPFFERYVHKQTPLKEFLDKYELALQKKHREETLSDIESQTLNTAELKTKCSFETQLSRIYTRDMFKKFQIEVEEMYSCFSTTQVHVDGPFVIFLVKERVRGESSRREIRDFEVLYNRSVGEVRCICSCFNFYGYLCRHALCVLNFNGVEEIPLRYILPRWRKDYKRLHFADNGLTGFVDGTDRVQWFDQLYKNSLQVVEEGAVSLDHYKVAMQVLQESLDKVHSVEEKQD, from the exons ATGGAGAGAAGTGAGTCCGTTGATGAAGAT GTCCAAGCATCTGCATATTTAGAGAACGACGAGGTTCGTGAAAGAGATGATCCAATGTCAGATACTTTACGGATAGGAGAAGAAGCTCTAGTTTGTAGTAGTGAGCATGAGATTGATGTTGGATTTTGTCAAaacgaagaaagaaagagtgaagaagaaacaatgggAGGGTTTGATGAACAGAGTGGTTTACTTGTTGATGAGAGAAAAGAATTCGATGCACCTGCGGTTGGAATGGAGTTTGAGTCGTATGATGATGCTTATAACTATTATAACTGTTATGCTAGTGAAGTTGGGTTTCGTGTAAGAGTGAAGAATTCGTGGTTTAAGCGGCGTAGTAAAGAGAAGTATGGTGCGGTGCTTTGTTGTAGTAGTCAAGGTTTTAAGAGGATTAACGATGTGAATCGTGTTAGAAAGGAAACTCGAACTGGTTGTCCTGCTATGATAAGAATGAGACAGGTTGATTCTAAGAGGTGGCGGGTAGTTGAAGTTACACTTGATCATAACCATTTACTCGGTTGTAAGTTATATAAATCGGTtaaaaggaagaggaagtgtGTATCTAGTCCAGTCTCAGACGCTAAGACGATTAAGCTGTACCGAGCTTGTGTGGTGGATAATGGGAGCAATGTGAACCCAAACTCGACTCTTAACAAGAAGTTTCAGAATTCTACTGGGTCACCTGATTTGCTGAACCTTAAGAGAGGAGATTCTGCAGCCATTTACAACTACTTTTGCCGTATGCAATTGAcaaatccaaactttttttacttGATGGATGTGAATGATGAAGGTCAACTACGGAATGTATTCTGGGCAGATGCTTTCTCTAAAGTTTCCTGCAGTTACTTTGGCGATGTCATCTTCATCGACAGTTCTTATATATCAGGAAAATTCGAGATTCCACTGGTGACATTTACCGGAGTGAATCACCATGGGAAAACTACATTGCTTAGTTGTGGTTTTCTTGCTGGAGAGACAATGGAGTCTTACCATTGGTTGCTTAAAGTATGGCTCAGTGTCATGAAGCGTTCTCCTCAAACTATTGTCACAGACAGATGCAAGCCTTTAGAGGCTGCCATCTCTCAAGTGTTCCCAAGATCTCATCAGAGATTCAGTCTGACACATATAATGAGGAAAATTCCAGAGAAATTAGGGGGGCTGCATAATTATGATGCCGTGAGGAAGGCATTTACGAAAGCAGTTTACGAAACCTTAAAAGTTGTTGAGTTTGAAGCAGCTTGGGGGTTCATGGTTCACAATTTTGGGGTTATCGAGAATGAATGGCTCCGTTCCTTGTATGAAGAGAGAGCTAAATGGGCTCCGGTTTATCTCAAAGACACTTTTTTTGCAGGAATCGCCGCTGCTCATCCTGGAGAAACCCTGAAACCATTTTTCGAGAGGTATGTTCACAAGCAAACACCATTGAAAGAGTTTCTCGATAAGTACGAGCTAGCTCTTCAGAAGAAGCACAGGGAAGAAACTCTCAGCGACATAGAGTCTCAAACCTTGAACACCGCGGAGCTTAAAACAAAGTGTTCTTTCGAGACACAGCTCTCGAGAATCTACACGAGAGACATGTTCAAGAAATTCCAAATAGAGGTAGAAGAAATGTACTCATGTTTCAGCACAACGCAGGTCCATGTCGATGGACCTTTCGTGATCTTCCTTGTGAAAGAACGGGTCCGAGGCGAATCCAGCAGAAGAGAAATCCGCGATTTCGAAGTTCTGTACAACAGATCAGTTGGCGAAGTACGTTGCATTTGTAGCTGCTTCAACTTCTACGGATACTTATGCAGACATGCTCTATGTGTTCTCAATTTCAACGGCGTTGAAGAAATCCCTTTACGGTATATTCTACCTCGGTGGAGAAAAGACTACAAACGCCTCCACTTCGCTGATAACGGCTTGACTGGTTTTGTCGATGGTACGGACCGGGTTCAATGGTTTGACCAGTTGTATAAAAACTCTCTTCAGGTAGTTGAAGAAGGAGCGGTATCTTTGGATCATTATAAAGTCGCAATGCAAGTTCTTCAAGAGTCTTTGGATAAAGTTCATAgtgtagaagaaaaacaagactAG
- a CDS encoding Hus1-like protein yields the protein MKFKAFLTENGVNLLEKRFLPAFDKMGKNCHLLLTKEHLFFLHNLLNGDGVQCIAQFRKDVLFDDYRISSQNEDRIAFSLDVALLYRAVKSSVSICTEFSGGLASNRLQIKLVKKLPPNCTQPMPFLTFETKGYKSAVIQDVPITKPLSRSQVIELQTALDSAQDLPPTLVQVQDSNQLQNFVDHMRHVGDVLNVTISKHGDLQVQVSTTLIRLGIEFQRLSVIGEKSQAPVEDRNLSAQARSERAIARGDAQSVQVSVKHFSKSLQCHLTKPDSTFYGIAPQGACLTVIFQFMVPGTRQTDKSISLHCRLPVLDPGSN from the coding sequence ATGAAGTTCAAGGCGTTTCTGACTGAAAATGGTGTGAATCTCTTAGAGAAGAGGTTTCTTCCAGCGTTTGACAAAATGGGGAAGAattgtcatcttcttctcactaAAGAACACTTGTTCTTCCTCCATAACCTTCTCAATGGTGATGGAGTTCAATGCATTGCTCAGTTTCGCAAAGATGTTCTCTTTGATGATTACCGTATCTCGAGCCAGAACGAGGACCGTATCGCTTTCTCCTTAGATGTTGCTCTTCTGTATCGAGCGGTGAAGAGCAGTGTTAGTATTTGTACTGAGTTCAGTGGTGGATTAGCTTCAAACAGACTGCAGATCAAGCTTGTCAAAAAGCTCCCTCCTAACTGTACACAACCGATGCCTTTCCTCACGTTTGAAACGAAAGGATACAAGTCTGCAGTTATTCAAGATGTTCCGATTACGAAACCGTTATCTCGGTCTCAAGTTATCGAGCTGCAGACTGCTCTTGACTCGGCTCAAGACCTTCCTCCGACTCTTGTTCAAGTTCAAGACTCGAATCAGTTACAGAACTTTGTTGATCATATGAGACATGTTGGTGATGTTCTTAATGTCACGATAAGCAAGCACGGTGATCTGCAAGTGCAAGTCTCAACGACTTTGATTAGGCTTGGTATTGAGTTCCAGAGGCTTTCGGTTATTGGTGAGAAATCTCAGGCTCCTGTTGAAGATAGGAACTTAAGTGCTCAGGCTCGTTCAGAGAGAGCTATTGCTAGAGGAGATGCTCAGTCTGTGCAAGTGAgtgtaaaacatttttcaaagaGCCTTCAATGTCACTTAACTAAACCAGATTCTACTTTCTATGGGATTGCTCCTCAAGGTGCTTGCTTGACAGTGATCTTCCAGTTCATGGTTCCCGGAACTCGTCAAACCGATAAATCAATCAGTTTGCATTGCCGACTTCCCGTGCTTGACCCAGGGTCCAACTGA